Proteins encoded within one genomic window of Hahella chejuensis KCTC 2396:
- a CDS encoding DUF2339 domain-containing protein: protein MDILILLVVGAVVGGAALQSFGGALMGAALGALAASFHRLQIKVQKLEKKVSAFEKARSEPVAAPPPTVDLPLASNMEIAPSPQPMATTSTTVTESVTVLGEVDEVREKVEDASLDISDLQLDLEPPSAQAAEMGQTSDTTSTMPETEPSLEEPAITQAPPAKVVQPDSLRAASAEPPAPNIADKVMAWVTNYFTGGNIVVRVGVIILFFGVAFLLKYASQKVVIPLELRYLGVAAGAAAMFAIGWRLRRKNQSYGLIMQGGAIGLLYIIIFAAFRLHGLLSSLTSFSLMVAVVCCGILIAVLQNAHALAAVSVIGGFAAPILASTGQGSHVELFTYYLLLNLGVTAIAWFKSWRTLNWLGFVFTFGIGMIWGAQYYTPMFFHSTEPFLIAFAVMYSLIALLFALRQPPNLKGLVDGTLVFGTPTVFIALQSLMVKDTQYAMAWSSAGVGVFYLTLSLLVRARPQMRLLYECYLALTVAFLTLAIPLAFDGRVTSALWAVEGVALFWVGARQQRLLPRFSGLGLMLFGGGMYLTEPPSQEPQWFVLNADFIGTLLVAIAGGLAARIAMRYQDRLLRQEVQWAPIILSLWAYAWWMAGGLFEIHRHIADTHLPIAGSLFTVLTAAACQFFAGRWRSPHLPWLAMASFVIGVIHLFMHYQVDARAIAWLNADFLASMTLVSYALGAGIFAWRGEQSRYFAPAEMVNALVLGVAVALGSLAGGVEAAEQYPSAMEASAFLLFYTFFIGVFALSYLRLQWATAAYPALLLAPAILLVLFIYVLEYRALYANAGWLAFPVAWAAHFGYLRLIQDRVRAPVGLFHCVMLLALIFAITWQIHFEITGEYDPETMAGQAIWGLVPALALLALRRGMSSVWPFRRYPNELLQWLPRAIMASVGLWMLWSNMVAPANKGLALLNPLDLVNLLALWVLWTEVRRHGALDALKQRVASYGVVAAFCFLWLNAALFRAFHFSLAIPYRFDDMVSSIVVQSGMSLLWSIAGMLCMLVGARRAHRSVWMIGGGLMVAVVAKLFLFDLSGTGTVARIVAFISVGVVLLLVGYFAPVPPREGAEKAPSSEAESGVE from the coding sequence ATGGACATTCTTATTCTTCTGGTAGTCGGCGCGGTGGTCGGCGGAGCCGCTTTGCAGTCCTTTGGCGGCGCGCTGATGGGCGCTGCGTTGGGCGCTTTGGCGGCCAGCTTTCATCGCCTGCAGATCAAAGTTCAAAAGCTGGAGAAAAAAGTCAGCGCATTTGAAAAAGCGCGTTCTGAGCCTGTCGCCGCACCGCCGCCAACGGTGGATCTCCCTCTTGCCTCAAACATGGAAATAGCGCCGTCACCGCAGCCTATGGCGACAACCTCGACAACTGTGACGGAAAGCGTGACGGTGTTGGGTGAGGTTGACGAGGTTAGGGAGAAGGTGGAGGACGCTTCTCTTGATATCAGCGACCTGCAGTTGGATCTGGAGCCGCCTTCAGCGCAGGCAGCCGAGATGGGGCAAACGTCCGACACCACATCGACAATGCCTGAGACAGAGCCGTCCCTGGAAGAACCCGCTATTACGCAAGCGCCGCCGGCTAAGGTTGTTCAGCCCGACTCCCTACGCGCCGCGTCAGCTGAACCGCCAGCTCCCAATATTGCCGACAAAGTAATGGCTTGGGTGACCAATTACTTCACCGGCGGCAATATTGTGGTGCGAGTGGGCGTGATTATCCTGTTTTTCGGCGTGGCGTTTTTATTGAAGTACGCGTCGCAAAAAGTCGTTATTCCCCTAGAGCTACGTTACCTGGGTGTGGCGGCGGGCGCCGCCGCCATGTTCGCTATCGGCTGGCGTTTACGCCGTAAAAATCAAAGCTATGGCCTCATTATGCAGGGCGGCGCGATTGGCCTTTTGTACATCATTATCTTCGCCGCATTCCGCCTGCATGGTTTGCTGTCTTCACTGACCAGCTTCTCATTGATGGTGGCGGTGGTGTGTTGCGGCATATTGATCGCCGTTTTGCAGAACGCCCATGCGCTGGCGGCGGTGAGCGTCATCGGCGGCTTCGCTGCGCCCATTCTCGCCTCTACCGGGCAGGGCTCGCATGTGGAGTTGTTTACTTACTATTTGCTTCTCAATCTGGGCGTTACCGCCATCGCCTGGTTTAAGTCCTGGCGCACGCTGAACTGGTTGGGGTTTGTTTTCACTTTCGGCATCGGCATGATCTGGGGCGCGCAGTATTACACCCCCATGTTCTTCCATTCTACTGAACCCTTCCTGATCGCCTTTGCGGTGATGTATAGCTTGATCGCCCTGCTGTTCGCCTTGCGTCAACCTCCCAACTTGAAGGGCCTGGTGGATGGCACCCTGGTGTTCGGGACGCCTACGGTCTTTATCGCCCTGCAATCGTTGATGGTTAAAGACACGCAATACGCCATGGCCTGGAGCAGCGCAGGCGTTGGCGTTTTCTATCTGACCCTGAGCTTGCTGGTGCGCGCACGTCCCCAGATGCGCTTGTTGTACGAATGCTATCTGGCGTTGACGGTGGCGTTTCTCACTCTGGCGATTCCTCTCGCCTTTGACGGCCGCGTTACTTCTGCGCTGTGGGCGGTGGAAGGCGTCGCCCTGTTTTGGGTGGGCGCGCGCCAACAGCGGCTGCTGCCGCGCTTTTCCGGACTGGGGTTGATGCTCTTCGGCGGCGGGATGTATCTCACTGAGCCGCCATCCCAGGAACCGCAATGGTTTGTGTTGAATGCGGACTTTATTGGAACTTTGCTGGTGGCCATCGCAGGTGGGCTCGCCGCCCGCATCGCGATGCGTTATCAGGATCGCCTGTTGCGTCAGGAAGTGCAGTGGGCTCCGATTATTCTGTCTTTGTGGGCCTATGCATGGTGGATGGCGGGCGGTCTGTTTGAGATTCATCGACACATTGCAGATACGCACCTGCCGATAGCCGGCAGTCTGTTCACTGTGCTGACCGCGGCGGCCTGTCAGTTCTTTGCGGGAAGATGGCGCTCGCCGCACTTGCCCTGGTTGGCGATGGCGAGTTTTGTGATCGGGGTGATCCACCTGTTTATGCACTATCAGGTAGACGCCCGCGCTATCGCGTGGCTGAACGCAGATTTCCTGGCGTCCATGACGTTGGTGTCGTATGCCTTAGGAGCGGGGATATTCGCCTGGCGCGGCGAGCAAAGCCGGTATTTTGCGCCGGCGGAAATGGTCAACGCGCTGGTGCTGGGCGTGGCGGTGGCGTTAGGCTCTTTGGCCGGCGGGGTCGAAGCTGCGGAGCAGTATCCGTCAGCGATGGAGGCGTCGGCGTTTTTACTGTTCTACACGTTCTTCATCGGCGTCTTTGCGCTTTCATACCTGCGCTTGCAATGGGCGACAGCGGCTTACCCCGCGTTATTGCTGGCTCCGGCGATATTACTTGTTTTGTTCATTTATGTGCTGGAATACCGGGCGTTATACGCCAACGCCGGCTGGTTAGCGTTCCCAGTGGCGTGGGCGGCGCATTTCGGATATCTGCGCCTGATACAGGATCGCGTACGCGCGCCAGTAGGTCTGTTTCACTGCGTAATGCTCTTAGCTCTGATTTTCGCAATCACTTGGCAGATTCATTTTGAAATCACCGGCGAATATGATCCTGAAACCATGGCCGGGCAGGCGATATGGGGATTGGTTCCCGCTCTGGCGTTGCTGGCTCTGCGGCGCGGCATGTCCTCGGTCTGGCCCTTTAGGCGCTATCCGAACGAGCTGCTGCAGTGGCTTCCACGCGCAATAATGGCGAGCGTTGGATTGTGGATGTTGTGGAGTAACATGGTTGCGCCGGCGAACAAGGGGCTGGCGCTGTTGAACCCGCTTGATCTGGTGAACCTACTGGCTTTGTGGGTGCTGTGGACGGAGGTGCGCCGCCATGGCGCGCTGGATGCGCTTAAGCAACGAGTCGCTTCATATGGCGTGGTGGCGGCGTTTTGCTTCCTGTGGCTCAACGCAGCCCTGTTTCGCGCATTTCATTTTAGTCTGGCGATACCTTATCGCTTCGACGATATGGTGTCGTCCATTGTGGTGCAGAGCGGCATGAGTCTGCTGTGGAGCATTGCGGGCATGCTGTGCATGCTGGTCGGCGCGCGCAGGGCGCATCGCTCTGTATGGATGATCGGCGGCGGACTGATGGTGGCGGTGGTGGCCAAACTGTTTCTTTTCGACCTCTCCGGTACGGGCACCGTGGCCCGTATTGTGGCCTTTATCAGTGTTGGCGTGGTGTTGTTGCTGGTGGGTTACTTCGCGCCGGTCCCGCCCCGGGAGGGCGCTGAGAAAGCGCCCTCGTCGGAAGCGGAAAGTGGTGTGGAGTAA
- a CDS encoding substrate-binding domain-containing protein: MRARRFTAFISLALIFASLRVYALTPFSQEDIPTKGYLFEVHGSNTIGAALAPALVKRYLEERGAQNVTVKSAGKENEAVVSGTVQGQPIAVKVAAHGSSTGYKALKSGEAGVWASSRPVKDSEAKEHQKRADLKALESEHVIAVDGLAILAHPRNPVKSLTTTQVAELFSGKISNWKQVGGPDMAVTVYARDESSGTWDTFSNLVLGDDYKLVKAARRYESNDQLSDDVSKDRGAIGFSGFASVRSSKALAVAEANGPAIAPDQLSLATEDYPLARRLFFYTSGRPDKSAIDGFIHFTHSATGQDIVANSGFVSQNIMEVAPKLDNSVPESFRQLTRNYNRLTVNFRFAAGRSKLDNKAHRDLERLLEYLRESSRSPTDLMLIGFADKSGDELRAQMVSELRATAVSRALKERGAEVKAVTGYGQYKTVGATGGEHGASRNGRVEVWVRKDAK; the protein is encoded by the coding sequence GTGCGCGCACGTCGGTTCACTGCTTTCATAAGCCTGGCGCTTATCTTCGCCAGCCTGCGTGTCTATGCGTTAACCCCATTCAGTCAGGAAGACATTCCCACAAAAGGATATTTATTCGAGGTTCATGGCTCCAACACCATTGGCGCCGCCTTGGCCCCAGCCCTGGTGAAGCGCTACTTGGAAGAACGCGGAGCGCAGAACGTCACGGTGAAAAGCGCTGGCAAAGAAAATGAAGCCGTCGTCAGCGGAACCGTGCAAGGCCAACCCATCGCCGTCAAAGTCGCCGCTCATGGCTCCAGCACCGGTTATAAAGCATTAAAATCCGGAGAGGCGGGTGTCTGGGCGTCATCACGTCCCGTCAAAGACTCCGAAGCGAAGGAGCATCAGAAACGCGCAGACCTGAAAGCGCTGGAATCGGAACATGTCATCGCCGTTGACGGCCTGGCCATTCTGGCGCATCCGCGCAATCCGGTGAAATCGCTTACCACCACTCAGGTGGCGGAGCTGTTTTCCGGCAAAATCAGCAATTGGAAGCAGGTCGGCGGCCCAGACATGGCGGTTACCGTTTACGCCCGTGACGAAAGTTCAGGCACCTGGGATACCTTCTCCAACCTGGTGCTCGGTGACGACTACAAGCTGGTGAAAGCCGCCAGGCGCTATGAATCCAATGATCAGCTATCCGATGACGTCAGCAAAGACCGCGGCGCTATTGGTTTCAGCGGCTTTGCTTCAGTACGCAGCAGCAAAGCCCTGGCGGTCGCTGAGGCGAACGGCCCCGCCATCGCTCCCGACCAGCTCAGCCTGGCTACGGAAGATTACCCCCTGGCGCGTCGCTTGTTCTTTTACACCAGTGGTCGTCCGGATAAGTCCGCCATTGACGGGTTCATCCACTTCACTCACTCCGCGACGGGTCAGGATATTGTCGCGAACAGCGGCTTTGTTTCTCAAAACATTATGGAAGTCGCCCCCAAGCTGGATAACAGCGTTCCAGAGTCTTTCCGCCAGTTAACCCGTAATTACAACCGGTTGACGGTTAACTTCCGTTTCGCCGCGGGACGCAGCAAGCTCGATAACAAGGCCCACCGCGATCTGGAGCGTTTACTGGAGTATTTGCGTGAAAGCAGTCGCTCGCCAACGGATCTGATGCTGATTGGTTTCGCAGATAAAAGCGGGGATGAGCTGCGCGCGCAAATGGTGTCTGAACTCCGCGCTACCGCAGTCAGTCGTGCGTTGAAAGAGCGCGGTGCAGAGGTTAAGGCCGTTACCGGCTACGGCCAATACAAGACTGTGGGCGCCACCGGCGGCGAACATGGCGCGAGCCGTAATGGACGGGTGGAAGTCTGGGTGCGTAAAGACGCGAAATAA
- a CDS encoding DUF1566 domain-containing protein has protein sequence MRRSVAWATFLEVLCAILLMAALIAALLYIFNTPEASVQEETLALDQGSPELPNSVSGSGERDQPLVSMEEGPRFVKIDAGGVELAPEAGDWSCVLDRSTGLLWEVKRVDGGLQDAEHTYSWAREGDLPADAEPDAPPPGGSVYNRGLCLYSECDTAAYVREVRELGLCGASDWRLPEAAELRTLEHPTRYYPDIDTDFFPNTISGNYWTSTEVEKARTLAWSVDFNNGFPYIAEKRLAHHLRLTSGPVR, from the coding sequence ATGCGTCGATCCGTTGCCTGGGCCACATTCCTGGAAGTGCTATGTGCGATTCTGCTGATGGCGGCGTTGATCGCCGCGTTGTTGTATATCTTCAATACGCCTGAAGCATCCGTGCAGGAAGAGACGTTAGCGCTTGATCAGGGCAGTCCGGAACTACCCAATAGTGTAAGCGGCTCAGGAGAGCGGGATCAGCCTCTTGTCAGCATGGAGGAAGGCCCCCGATTCGTTAAAATTGACGCCGGCGGCGTAGAGTTGGCGCCGGAGGCGGGGGATTGGTCCTGCGTACTCGATCGCAGCACTGGACTGTTGTGGGAAGTGAAGCGGGTTGACGGCGGTTTGCAGGATGCGGAGCACACCTACTCGTGGGCGCGGGAAGGCGACCTGCCGGCTGATGCGGAGCCGGACGCGCCACCGCCGGGAGGCAGCGTCTATAACCGTGGCCTGTGTCTGTATTCTGAGTGCGATACGGCAGCGTATGTGCGGGAAGTACGTGAATTAGGTCTGTGCGGCGCTTCCGACTGGCGTCTGCCTGAGGCGGCGGAGCTGCGTACTTTGGAGCACCCCACCCGTTATTATCCGGATATCGATACGGACTTCTTCCCCAACACGATCTCCGGCAATTACTGGACCTCGACGGAAGTGGAAAAGGCGAGGACGCTGGCTTGGTCCGTGGACTTTAACAATGGCTTCCCCTACATCGCTGAAAAGCGTCTGGCCCATCACCTTCGGTTAACCTCAGGACCTGTTCGCTAA
- a CDS encoding dienelactone hydrolase family protein: MEQKYIQLYDEYTHSTMSRRTFIERLTRLAGGTTAAMALLPLLENNYARAETIAKDDSRLSSDYVEYPGGESVIRAYLAKPKDTSAPLPGVVIIHENKGLHPHIEDVARRAALAGFIALAPDGLSPLGGTPGDQDKARGMIAQLDGDKARRDFEAAVSYVKKREDCNGKVGCVGFCWGGAMANQLAAHSQDLSAAVAFYGRQASAADAARIKVPLQLHYAGLDDRINQGIPDYREALDAAGARYELHMYEGVNHAFHNDANASRYDAKAAQLAWERTIAFLKQALA, encoded by the coding sequence ATGGAACAAAAGTACATCCAGCTTTACGACGAATACACGCACTCCACCATGAGTCGCAGAACCTTCATTGAGCGCCTGACCAGACTTGCTGGCGGGACCACGGCGGCCATGGCCCTTCTCCCACTACTGGAAAACAACTACGCACGGGCGGAAACCATCGCTAAGGACGACTCCCGTTTATCCAGCGATTATGTGGAGTATCCCGGCGGCGAGAGCGTCATCCGCGCTTATCTCGCCAAACCCAAAGACACATCCGCACCGCTGCCTGGCGTAGTGATCATTCATGAGAATAAAGGACTGCATCCACACATTGAAGACGTGGCGAGACGCGCGGCGCTGGCGGGCTTCATCGCCCTTGCTCCGGATGGGTTGTCCCCTCTGGGAGGCACGCCGGGCGATCAGGACAAAGCCCGCGGCATGATTGCGCAATTGGACGGCGACAAGGCTCGCCGCGACTTTGAGGCGGCGGTCTCCTACGTCAAAAAACGCGAGGACTGCAATGGCAAGGTAGGCTGCGTTGGTTTCTGTTGGGGCGGCGCCATGGCCAATCAGTTGGCGGCTCACTCTCAGGATCTCAGCGCCGCCGTGGCCTTTTACGGCAGGCAGGCAAGCGCTGCTGACGCAGCCAGGATCAAAGTCCCGCTACAACTCCACTATGCGGGTTTGGATGACCGTATTAACCAGGGCATTCCCGACTACCGTGAAGCCCTGGACGCCGCTGGCGCGCGCTATGAACTGCACATGTACGAAGGCGTCAATCACGCCTTTCACAATGACGCCAACGCCTCCCGTTATGACGCGAAAGCCGCTCAGTTAGCCTGGGAGCGCACCATCGCCTTCCTTAAACAAGCCTTGGCCTGA
- a CDS encoding serine/threonine protein kinase codes for MTAPNTHPFDALTPEFIMDAVESQGYLCDGRIFALNSYENRVYQVGIEGADPLIAKFYRPNRWSREQILEEHEFCYELVEAELPVVAPLRMNDGETLPQAGEFHFSLFPRKGGHAPELDNFDSLLTLGRLLARIHAVGAVKPFQHRPRIDTQSFGRDAVALVREQFVPSELRASYDSLTRDLLQALEEIIGDGGDYVYIRTHGDCHVGNILWRDDAAHFVDFDDTRMAPAIQDLWMLLSGDRPNRTAQLVEIVEGYNEFYDFRPSELRLVEALRTLRMLNYCAWLASRWSDPAFPRNFPWFNSARYWGDHILELREQLAALNEEPLRLPSYQVR; via the coding sequence ATGACTGCGCCGAACACACATCCCTTCGATGCTTTAACCCCCGAATTTATCATGGACGCCGTCGAGAGCCAGGGCTATTTGTGCGATGGACGTATTTTCGCTCTCAATAGCTACGAAAACCGCGTCTATCAGGTCGGCATAGAAGGCGCCGATCCCTTGATCGCTAAATTTTACCGGCCGAATCGCTGGAGTCGGGAGCAAATCCTCGAAGAACATGAGTTCTGCTACGAACTGGTCGAGGCGGAGCTGCCCGTGGTGGCGCCGCTAAGAATGAATGATGGGGAAACGCTGCCGCAAGCTGGCGAATTCCACTTCTCTCTGTTCCCTCGCAAAGGCGGCCACGCGCCGGAACTGGATAACTTCGACAGCCTGCTGACGCTGGGCCGCCTGCTGGCCCGTATTCATGCGGTGGGAGCGGTCAAGCCCTTTCAGCACCGCCCGCGCATCGATACGCAAAGCTTTGGCCGCGACGCGGTAGCGTTGGTCAGGGAACAATTCGTCCCCAGTGAGTTACGCGCTTCCTATGACTCATTGACGCGCGATCTATTACAGGCGCTGGAAGAAATCATCGGTGACGGCGGCGACTATGTTTATATCCGCACTCATGGCGATTGTCACGTAGGCAACATTCTGTGGCGCGATGATGCGGCGCATTTTGTCGACTTTGACGATACCCGCATGGCTCCGGCCATACAGGACCTTTGGATGTTGCTCTCCGGCGACCGTCCCAACCGCACTGCGCAGTTGGTGGAGATCGTCGAGGGTTATAACGAATTCTATGATTTCCGCCCTTCTGAACTGAGACTGGTTGAAGCGTTGCGGACGTTACGCATGTTGAACTATTGCGCATGGCTGGCCAGCCGTTGGAGCGATCCCGCGTTTCCGCGCAATTTCCCCTGGTTCAACTCCGCCCGTTACTGGGGGGATCACATCCTGGAGTTACGTGAGCAACTTGCGGCGTTAAACGAAGAGCCTTTGCGACTCCCTTCCTACCAAGTTCGCTAA